A portion of the Paenibacillus hamazuiensis genome contains these proteins:
- a CDS encoding ABC transporter permease, which translates to MDARTLQHNKPFSVKQFFFQWEWLLVVILIIVNVMNTNLSPYYWNFESIRDATMSFLDKAFIVLPMVLVMILGDIDISVASTVALSSVIMADLYHRGVPMELAIVICLIVGTVCGLVNGLLIVKFKELSSVIVTLATMIIYRGIAYMILEDQAKGQFPEWFSFFGWEYVGGVPFILIAFAFFAVIYSLLLHKTTFGRRIYAIGNNSTASRFSGVQVDKIKVIVFALAGLMAAVTAVFLTSRMGSTRPNVATGYELDVIAMVVLGGISTAGGKGRMIGAILAVFLIGLLSYGLGLVNVPAQMLLIIVGLLLIFAVMIPKLNRAKLRKP; encoded by the coding sequence ATGGATGCAAGAACGCTGCAGCACAACAAGCCGTTTAGCGTAAAGCAGTTCTTTTTTCAATGGGAATGGCTGCTCGTCGTCATTCTGATTATCGTCAATGTCATGAACACGAACCTTTCACCCTACTACTGGAACTTTGAAAGCATTCGCGACGCAACGATGAGCTTTCTCGACAAGGCATTTATCGTGCTGCCGATGGTGCTCGTCATGATTCTCGGCGATATCGATATTTCCGTTGCTTCCACGGTCGCGTTGTCTTCGGTCATTATGGCCGACCTGTATCACAGGGGCGTCCCGATGGAACTGGCCATCGTCATTTGTCTGATCGTCGGAACGGTATGCGGTCTCGTTAACGGGCTGCTGATCGTTAAGTTTAAGGAACTGTCTTCCGTGATCGTGACGTTGGCGACGATGATCATCTACCGGGGAATCGCTTATATGATCCTGGAGGATCAGGCGAAAGGGCAATTTCCGGAATGGTTCAGCTTCTTCGGCTGGGAATATGTCGGCGGTGTTCCGTTTATTCTGATTGCCTTTGCGTTTTTTGCCGTCATCTACAGCTTGCTCCTGCATAAAACGACGTTCGGACGGCGTATTTACGCGATCGGCAACAACAGTACGGCGAGCCGGTTTTCCGGTGTTCAAGTCGATAAGATCAAGGTGATCGTGTTTGCGCTGGCCGGCCTGATGGCCGCGGTCACCGCCGTTTTCTTAACCTCCAGAATGGGCAGCACGCGGCCGAATGTCGCGACAGGCTACGAACTGGACGTGATCGCCATGGTTGTGCTCGGCGGCATTAGCACCGCGGGCGGCAAAGGAAGAATGATCGGCGCGATCCTCGCCGTATTCCTGATCGGCCTGCTCAGCTACGGGCTCGGACTCGTGAATGTGCCGGCACAGATGCTGCTGATTATCGTGGGACTGCTGCTCATCTTCGCGGTGATGATTCCGAAGCTGAATCGTGCGAAGCTGCGCAAGCCGTAG
- a CDS encoding ABC transporter permease: protein MSRKASISANIAKFRELGLLAFILLLSILVQVRNPSFLTLENVNDLVTNTAILSILSVGMMLVIVTRGIDLSIGATLALSGMISALTVSANPELHPLLAIVLGTAVGVVCGVVLGFLISKMGILPIIATLGMMNVFRGLTFMVSGGKWVSAHQMPDSFKAIATGSIFGLNTLIFIAVVIYVFFYYFVNHTRTGRQIYAVGSNPEAAKVSGINNDRILWMVYTIMGALSGLAGVLWVSKFASAQGDTAMGYELSVIAACVLGGVSIAGGSGKISGLILGSILLGILNNALPLINVSPFWQMAIQGGIILVAVLINALVKRGVDRNHLMRRKI from the coding sequence ATGTCTCGCAAAGCATCGATCAGCGCGAACATCGCCAAGTTCCGCGAGCTGGGATTGCTTGCCTTTATATTGCTGCTATCCATTCTTGTCCAGGTGCGGAACCCAAGTTTTCTAACCTTGGAAAATGTGAACGACCTTGTAACCAATACGGCTATTCTCAGCATATTAAGCGTGGGGATGATGCTGGTTATCGTAACAAGGGGCATCGATCTTTCGATCGGCGCAACGCTTGCCTTATCGGGGATGATATCCGCGCTTACCGTAAGCGCGAACCCGGAGCTGCATCCTCTGCTCGCCATCGTGCTTGGAACGGCGGTTGGCGTCGTATGCGGCGTTGTTCTCGGTTTCCTGATATCCAAAATGGGCATTCTTCCGATCATCGCCACGTTAGGGATGATGAATGTATTTCGGGGGCTGACGTTTATGGTCAGCGGTGGAAAATGGGTCAGTGCCCATCAAATGCCCGATTCGTTTAAAGCTATTGCGACCGGGTCCATCTTCGGACTGAACACGCTTATTTTTATCGCCGTCGTCATCTACGTGTTCTTCTATTACTTCGTCAATCATACGCGGACCGGCAGGCAAATTTATGCGGTCGGGAGCAATCCCGAGGCGGCGAAAGTAAGCGGTATCAATAACGACAGAATTTTGTGGATGGTGTATACAATCATGGGAGCGTTGTCGGGCCTTGCCGGCGTGCTGTGGGTTTCGAAGTTTGCATCCGCACAAGGCGATACCGCAATGGGGTATGAGTTAAGCGTGATCGCGGCCTGTGTGCTCGGCGGCGTCAGCATTGCCGGAGGTTCGGGGAAAATATCCGGCCTTATCCTCGGTTCAATTCTGCTCGGGATTCTGAACAATGCGCTTCCGCTCATCAACGTTTCGCCATTTTGGCAAATGGCGATTCAAGGCGGTATTATCCTCGTTGCCGTCCTCATCAATGCCCTAGTCAAAAGAGGTGTGGACCGCAACCACCTCATGAGGAGGAAGATCTAG
- a CDS encoding sugar ABC transporter ATP-binding protein: MSEFILELKAITKTFPGVKALDRVQFALKPGEIHALMGENGAGKSTFIKIITGVHAPDEGEMFLNGRKVEFKGPNDAKAHGIAAIYQHVTCYPDLSVTENIFMGHEKVHHRTKRILWNEMHGEARELLNRLGAPLDPKELMGSLSVAQQQIVEIAKALSMNAKIIIMDEPTAALTKRESEELYKIAEQLRDSGVAIIFISHRFEDMYRLASRVTVFRDAQYIGCWGVQDITNDDLIVAMVGREVTQLYPSKKAKKGEELLRVEGLERTGYFADVSFKLHRGEIVGLTGLVGAGRTEVCQAIFGIESPDRGKLFLKGEEVKIKSPLHAMKLGIGYLPEDRQKQGLVLQWGIGRNITLPTLDGYSRKGWLNDDKEAHISKSLAEKVGVKASSIHDLVSSLSGGNQQKVVFAKLLTAELDIIILDEPTKGVDVGAKSAIYEMINELASQGYGILLVSSEMPEVIGMSDRIIVMKEGRVTAELSGDSATQEAILEASMSHKTLTG, from the coding sequence ATGTCAGAGTTTATCCTCGAACTGAAAGCGATTACAAAGACGTTCCCGGGCGTCAAAGCGCTGGATCGCGTTCAGTTTGCGCTCAAGCCCGGAGAAATCCATGCGTTGATGGGCGAGAATGGAGCGGGAAAATCGACGTTTATCAAGATCATTACCGGCGTCCACGCACCGGATGAAGGCGAAATGTTTCTGAACGGCCGAAAAGTCGAGTTCAAAGGGCCGAACGATGCGAAAGCGCACGGAATCGCGGCAATTTATCAGCACGTGACCTGTTATCCGGATTTAAGCGTAACGGAAAATATTTTTATGGGACACGAAAAAGTACATCACCGAACAAAGCGCATCTTATGGAACGAAATGCACGGCGAGGCGCGTGAGCTGCTGAATCGCCTCGGGGCGCCGTTGGATCCGAAGGAGCTGATGGGGTCGCTCAGCGTGGCGCAGCAGCAAATTGTCGAAATAGCGAAAGCGTTGTCCATGAATGCGAAGATTATCATCATGGATGAACCGACGGCGGCTTTGACGAAGCGTGAAAGCGAGGAGCTGTACAAGATTGCGGAGCAGCTTCGCGACAGCGGAGTGGCGATCATCTTCATCTCTCACCGGTTTGAGGACATGTACCGGCTGGCGAGCCGCGTGACGGTGTTCCGGGATGCCCAATATATCGGATGCTGGGGCGTTCAGGACATTACGAATGATGATCTCATCGTGGCGATGGTCGGCAGGGAGGTTACGCAGCTGTATCCGTCCAAGAAAGCGAAAAAAGGCGAGGAGCTTCTGCGCGTCGAAGGGCTGGAGAGAACCGGCTATTTCGCTGATGTATCCTTCAAGCTGCACCGCGGGGAAATCGTCGGTCTGACAGGGCTCGTCGGTGCGGGTCGCACCGAGGTATGCCAAGCGATCTTTGGCATTGAAAGTCCGGACCGCGGCAAGCTGTTTCTGAAAGGCGAGGAAGTCAAGATTAAGAGCCCGCTCCATGCGATGAAGCTCGGTATCGGTTATTTGCCGGAGGACCGGCAAAAGCAAGGTCTTGTGCTTCAGTGGGGAATCGGACGCAACATCACGCTGCCGACCCTCGACGGTTACTCGAGGAAAGGCTGGCTGAACGATGATAAGGAGGCGCACATATCCAAATCTCTCGCCGAGAAAGTGGGTGTCAAGGCAAGCAGCATTCATGATCTTGTCAGCTCCCTATCGGGCGGCAATCAGCAGAAAGTGGTTTTCGCCAAGCTGCTTACCGCCGAACTCGACATCATCATCCTCGATGAGCCGACCAAGGGCGTCGATGTCGGAGCGAAATCGGCGATTTACGAAATGATTAACGAGCTGGCGAGTCAAGGCTACGGCATTCTGCTGGTCTCCTCGGAAATGCCGGAGGTGATCGGGATGAGCGACAGGATCATCGTCATGAAGGAAGGACGGGTGACCGCCGAGTTGAGCGGCGATTCGGCGACGCAGGAAGCAATTCTGGAAGCCTCCATGAGCCATAAAACGTTAACGGGCTGA
- a CDS encoding alkene reductase, with translation MSKDVFEPVQLGDLTLANRMVMAPMTRNRADANGVVPPMMVTYYQQRASAGLIITESVPVSPEAVGYPFTPGIYTETQAVSWLRVTDAVHSAGGRIFLQLQHCGRISHPSLQPDNATPVAPSALRPEGQVFTYTGLHNFVTPRALETSEIPKIVAQFKHAAEMAKHAGFDGVEVHGANGYVIDQFLRDGSNHRADAYGGNVQNRMRLLNEVLDTVCEVWPAQRVGVRLTPENRFNSMSDSNPQTHFSYFVEQLSSRDLAYLHVLEGDMMTKNSELDYLALRSKYSGLYIANNGYDLVRAQTAVRSGAADLVAFGTPFLANPDLVKRYREGLPLNEADRATFYQGGEAGYIDYSFYRDEKA, from the coding sequence ATGTCAAAAGATGTATTTGAGCCTGTTCAACTGGGTGATCTGACTTTGGCTAATCGGATGGTCATGGCACCGATGACTCGTAATCGTGCTGATGCAAACGGGGTTGTGCCCCCAATGATGGTGACCTACTATCAACAACGCGCCAGTGCTGGTCTCATCATCACTGAGTCTGTACCCGTTTCACCTGAGGCGGTCGGCTACCCGTTCACCCCGGGGATCTATACGGAAACCCAAGCTGTTAGCTGGCTCCGAGTGACCGATGCGGTGCACTCGGCCGGCGGCCGAATCTTTCTTCAGCTGCAGCATTGCGGGCGTATCTCCCACCCAAGCTTACAGCCGGACAATGCGACGCCAGTGGCTCCATCGGCGCTGCGGCCGGAGGGACAAGTCTTTACATATACTGGATTGCATAATTTTGTGACGCCACGCGCACTTGAGACCTCCGAAATTCCGAAGATTGTAGCTCAGTTCAAACACGCCGCCGAGATGGCCAAACATGCGGGCTTTGATGGCGTGGAGGTGCACGGCGCCAACGGTTATGTGATCGATCAATTCCTCCGCGACGGCAGCAACCACCGCGCTGACGCGTATGGAGGCAACGTGCAGAATCGTATGCGTTTGTTGAACGAAGTCCTCGATACGGTATGCGAGGTGTGGCCTGCGCAGCGCGTAGGTGTTCGCTTGACCCCGGAAAATCGGTTCAACTCCATGTCGGATTCCAACCCGCAGACGCACTTCTCGTATTTCGTCGAACAGTTGAGTTCGCGCGATTTGGCGTATTTGCATGTGCTCGAAGGTGATATGATGACGAAGAACAGTGAGTTGGACTATCTCGCCTTGCGTTCGAAGTATTCTGGACTGTATATTGCTAATAATGGCTATGACTTGGTACGTGCCCAAACGGCAGTACGTAGTGGCGCCGCAGACTTGGTTGCTTTTGGGACTCCGTTCTTGGCCAATCCGGATCTGGTGAAGCGCTATCGGGAGGGTCTGCCATTAAATGAAGCTGATCGGGCCACGTTTTACCAAGGCGGCGAAGCTGGTTACATCGACTATTCCTTTTACCGCGATGAGAAAGCATAA
- a CDS encoding TetR/AcrR family transcriptional regulator: MKGKSTREHIVESADRLFYQRGYEHTSIADIADSVQISKGNFTYHFKSKDEILSAVIQLRLENTRNMLVQWEDEGERPEERIKSFINILIANQTDIKMYGCPVGTLCTELAKLNHASKAEANELFSLFRAWLSRQFAFLGLEANADELAMHLLARSQGVATLAQAFQDESFIKHEVELMCDWLSRMASAAQLTNESGGTNERDDCWT, from the coding sequence ATGAAGGGTAAATCAACTCGCGAGCACATCGTCGAATCGGCCGACCGTCTATTCTATCAGCGAGGTTATGAACATACATCGATTGCGGATATTGCCGATTCCGTTCAAATTTCTAAGGGGAACTTCACTTATCACTTCAAATCGAAGGATGAAATTCTGTCTGCCGTGATCCAATTGCGACTGGAGAACACCCGGAACATGCTCGTCCAATGGGAAGATGAAGGTGAGCGGCCCGAGGAACGTATCAAGAGCTTTATCAACATTCTGATCGCGAACCAAACTGATATTAAAATGTACGGTTGCCCAGTAGGTACGCTGTGCACGGAACTGGCGAAGCTGAATCATGCCTCAAAAGCGGAGGCGAACGAGCTATTTTCCCTGTTTCGGGCCTGGTTGAGCCGGCAGTTCGCGTTTCTCGGCCTCGAAGCAAACGCCGACGAGCTGGCGATGCATCTCCTCGCCCGAAGCCAAGGGGTCGCCACGCTGGCGCAAGCGTTTCAGGATGAGAGTTTCATCAAGCACGAGGTCGAGCTGATGTGTGACTGGTTGAGCCGTATGGCGAGCGCCGCGCAGCTTACGAACGAATCGGGAGGGACCAATGAACGCGACGATTGTTGGACATGA
- a CDS encoding DNA-3-methyladenine glycosylase I has protein sequence MNATIVGHDGKLRCRWCGAAPEFLHYHDTEWGFPVRDDQRLFEKLSLEGFQSGLSWRTILAKRENFRAAFHNFDFDRIANYTERDLDRLLEDEGIVRHRGKIEAVINNAQRAQELIKREGSLAAFIWRYEPGRSQLAKPQTASISAQSTALSKELKKQGWKFVGPTTVYAFMQAMGLINDHVEDCAIRVKVEAARQHFQRPGEAIGSL, from the coding sequence ATGAACGCGACGATTGTTGGACATGATGGTAAACTGCGCTGCCGCTGGTGCGGGGCCGCGCCGGAGTTTCTTCATTATCACGATACTGAATGGGGATTTCCGGTCAGAGACGATCAGCGGTTGTTCGAGAAATTGAGTTTGGAGGGTTTCCAATCTGGACTGAGTTGGCGCACCATACTTGCGAAACGCGAGAACTTCCGTGCGGCGTTCCATAATTTCGACTTCGATCGAATCGCAAACTATACGGAGCGTGACCTCGACCGTCTGCTCGAGGATGAAGGCATCGTCCGACATCGCGGTAAGATTGAGGCGGTTATTAACAATGCGCAGCGGGCGCAGGAGCTCATCAAACGGGAAGGCTCGCTGGCCGCCTTCATTTGGCGGTACGAGCCAGGCCGGAGTCAGTTGGCAAAGCCGCAGACCGCATCGATCTCAGCGCAATCGACCGCGCTGTCGAAGGAGCTCAAAAAGCAGGGCTGGAAATTCGTAGGACCAACTACGGTGTATGCCTTTATGCAAGCGATGGGGTTGATCAACGATCATGTCGAGGATTGCGCGATCCGGGTAAAGGTTGAGGCCGCGCGCCAACATTTCCAGCGTCCAGGAGAAGCTATTGGCAGTCTATGA